The nucleotide window TAACACTTTTCCGGCGAGTCTCGAGTATTTCTGGTCGAGTTTCTATGACTATTCTGCTGGTTCCTTGTCATGGTTGAATCTATCTTGGAGTTCGTTTGCGAGATCCGTACAGTGCCATATATTGAAGTGTCAGGTTCGTCAAGGTCCCTGGTGCAAGCTTTCCGTTTAGTCGTTGAGTCGGAGATTTGAGTTTGCCGCTGAGGTCGTCATCGAGTTTTCCGGTCAATAAAGGTCCTGCTAGAATCGCCGACGTATGTTCCAGTCGGGCGCTGGTCAGTTGTTGGCTTTCCATTCAAGGTCCGTTGGGATCCTTCTCACTATTTTAGAATCCTCTGTACTAGAAGACTTCAGTTTTTAATTAAAAGGTCAGTTCCCTCCTTCACGACATTACTCCATTTTCGAATAGTTTTGATGGATTTTGCTGGTGCACCGCTACTTCATTTTCATTGATGCTTGTGTTAGAATAACGTATATCATTAGTAGTGTATGCCTTAACTGCTGATGTTTGGTTGTTTCTGTGAATTAACTTTCGTTGTGTGGAACCAGGATAAGTATACtccttaaaaataatttgagACGTAGGTTTAATGTTTAAAACACGTAAGAGCGATAAATAGACTATAAGAGATAACGACGAGACTGTTCTGTTTGGATTAAATCACATTAGTTTGGATTTGTGTCATAGTTTAATGACATATTGTTCTAATAGGTAGAAATGACCATTTCTGATAAATTGATAGCATAAAAAAATAATCGCGTCGTTgttttaggcgcgctatttaataatttacttccctaactcgggtgcgcatttatgtgacccaaatccaaatctcaacaatgttatatGAAATGTGTTGCAAACtacaggtgcatttatgtgacgtggttcgagacatattttaaatgacgttgcaatcttcctaaaaatgaataaaagcggctaataagttaaaatggcaccataggctaaaacatgtattaaaatcaaataataggccaaatataatagttgagcgaccgcgctagaaccacggaacttgggagtgcctaacaccttctcccgggttaacagaattccttacccgaatttctggttcgcggactgtgatacagagtcattctttcctcgattcgggatttgaaccggtgacttgggacaccataaattatcccaaatggcgactctgaatttttaataaaatgatcccatttcgattgtcactttgagttggaaaaaactcccttatacacccttccaggggtgtagtgaaaaaggaggtgtgatagctctggcgactctgttggggatcaaacccagaatctctggttcagggttcagaattcgagcttagaataattattgtatgtgattttatttattatctgattctattacATGTttaggcctaatgtgctaaatgatgcttttaccgctttgatattatctgaattgtatataaactgctacgaaacccttctcttctcttcttcgaggatgtgctcgctggtcgagactccctattctgttagtgtcataccttgaaataaggaagaggctcggacaagttactaagccggatggccttttggttcccgatacgtagccccctcctcggctcgagttgtccgttcgggtacacagtctagaatatatacccaggttttgaacctagaataactcagcctcatgtcggatccttagtaggaacgtttgtttgcatcatgtgcattcaactttggggactcaacataggggttgggtccgtctaggacaagtataccccaaaaaataaaagaccatcctgatgcttcttatgtgctacatgttgcatttattcaagggtaagagggtcatttggcggaccaatgatagctgagggtaaatgaagaaacgaaaaaagaaagaagaaaaaaaaagaaaaagagaaggtgaagtgtgaagataaaaCGAGTGAGGTccaattatgttttctgttaAATTTTGTTAAGAACAAAAGAGAGCTTGAAAAATTCAAAggatttttgtactttttcatcatttttcaaaaatcacaaatcaaaaaaaaggggaaaaaaaagaaaaaaaagtttttacatgtttcattatttttcaaaaaaaaaaaagaaagaaaagaagaaaaaaaatattttctctaaattagttgttatttttatttctcgcccgtatccaatttgcccgaactacgcatacctgattctcgtctttcggggcgtgatacgtaggcagcccacatagggtccggtcttcctagtaagtcttaggttcttggctttgcggggtcatagccaaattttgcacttctagccatcttttggccaaataagccattttgcaaaaatagccgcaatcatgtcttgcatgtgtcttagggaatgttattgtctcacatagtgctagtttaagttttctcatacaggtgtggatctacttaccggagtttgagcatgacagataccccaaGATCACTACATTCAGGAGCtgctcgaggagccattttatgtttttgagtcaattgtttttgttttattttctagtcctgtatagtagtatttagtcttttaggtgatgtCAAAGTTTGTAATAGTCAGGTTAAGtttgtcgagtcttttgttattgtatttcttattttgtctatggaaatgtgttacaagtcGAAAAtctagaaaaaaagaagaagaagaaattttgcgtttttttataagaaatacaaaaaaaattctcCTTTGAGactgtttttcctttaggcaattaatatctaggatttaaaatgaattgtttttataTATCCTCTACTATATTAGGAtcaaaattttttttaaaaaaagagaattttcttttagtacttccTTAAAATctttctttaaggtattaattcaaaaatccaaaaagattttctttgaggcgtttctttggaaaattaatgaaaaatgaacaaaaattctttttatttttattagaacTTTAGAATATTGTACATAAAAAAACATACTTTGTCTTTTGTCTGTCattagaatttttcctttaggcaatcaaaattgaaatccaaaaatattttgttttattttgtttattgctTGTTTCGAAATATTGCGTCatgatatcaaatgaaaattcagatACTTTTCTGTGGTTtgttctttagattttcttcataaaaaaatgaataaaaaaggggggttttctcttctaggattttccttaatagagtatttgtttaaAAAAACATGCTCATTAAACTTGAGTTTAGAATATGTTATAGAGCATTCAgtctagaaaattaaaaaaaaaatttgcctcttttatttcttttttctcatCGAATTAGTcactaaggtaaaaagaaaaaaagaagaagaagaaaatgaaaaaaaaatgttagtttaTGTGCTTTACTCTTggtcttcccgaactacgcaaagatctaattcatgcggcgtcatgatacgtaggcaacctacataaggttcgatcgaattattttttttattaaaagaaaagaaaaaaaaagaaaaaaaaggagagaaaaagatggtgaaattatgggatgtgagaattgagaaggaagaaaaagagcaacaatcagaaagaaaaaggggaaagaaaatgagcgagctaagaagtgcaaggaaagaaaagtaaaagagaagattcaaatggacagattgggatgatgccaagtgaccttatggccctcgaagtcattctagaaccattaattgttgctaggtgcattgcacgcaatgtgatatttttgttgttaaatgctctaacgctaatgggatgaccccattttgttccttttgatatcttcataggagaaaggtggttggtttgtggttctcgaagtggtaactcctctccacaacataaagtcaaaaggcaatggcagacaacaacaaaactgagttggttgatacaggcgcccaaaagcaattggttgaacgggacaatgggttggttaaagaggtgaggatgttaagacaacacatggcggacatgtatcaggcttggatgactgggaaggcaccacccccgccgccacctagcttcctaaatgctacccttacccaaacaccggtcacagtgccagatgatcccccatactctccagatccacccgcttatcatggctttcccaaccatcCTAGTAGCTtcatcactcatcttccaattacctttcccatTGCCCTCTTAtcttatccaccatccccaaaaatgaacacccactcaaaaactcacgatgcccaatattacccctcagaggttgcccacaaggttgccaactcatacaagcagggccCGCGGGATgaacctcatgttgaaaatgaaaagttcacaggaagaaaggggcgagatgggatacccaggaggctgaaaggcatagaacagaccttaaagaacaagcaaagaaTGGGAGACTagggtagcatgtcttacaaatAATTGTCTATGTCCCCCGACGTTCGTCTGCCTgtggggtttaaagtgccaaagtttaacttgtatgatgggtgtggggatccgatagcccatttgagggattattgcagtgaaatgagaagtgttggcgagaaatatgatttgttgatggcgtacttcagtgagagcctgactggggcagctttggaatggcataatcatcaagatgttggtaagtgacctacattgggtgacatagctcaagattttgttcgatattTTCAATACAGATAaggtgttaccccagaccgctcctccctatctaaaatggaaaagaagccggaggaaagccttagggagtttgggctcagatggagggagcaagctgctcgGGTCAATACCcagattggtgaagaagaaatagttgagcttttcctacaagcctaggggcccacctacttcagtcaatTGATCtcggccttgggaaagcctttcaaagatgtgttaaaaataaGGGAGCTAgtggaagagggaatcaagtcaggtaaaatcatgagttgttcgaaagacattcaaaACACCCCAGTAAGCTTAGGtggaagaaaaagaaacagaaaagatgatccgatgggctttcccgatcaacacttccagcctcaacatcgtccccgtggatatccttgtgcGCCAGATGATCCtacccaatgccacttctctccacggaagttccaaaatcgtacatcactttcccagtacccagctccacaaaatgcctatccacccccacgagcctacctaAAACCCCctagatcaggtttccggcccaatcaagcatttaagaacgagaggttgttgaaaaaagaaaaggctttcatcCCTATTGGAGAGTCATATGCAGTTTgtttcaaaagttgaagcaattggacatgttgaagttGATTCATATAAAAttgccaaaccctctgtcaaagaagtttgattttttctcaaaggtgtgcatattgctcagatgccccagggcatgacatagagaagtgttggaatctgaagaaagcaattcagaagcttattgatgcaggtgacattgtcgtgcaaaatccagatgcagcaaacactagccaaagtccatcgtcTGTTCGTAATGAGACGtatatggtgagtatgatttgttttcaaaaggaatatgaaaattttTATGAGATCCTCGGAGGTCCACGCGCTACgaagctttcagcgctatcagagGTTGAACCTACGAACGAACAGGCACAGGGAACCCAAAAgtaatttgttaagaacaatgtgatggagacttgtgaaggtcctagtattgttgatatagaagtcagtggctaagatgctgagttaggtaattggaaagacgcccttttcttggttagccagggaggagttttggtggtttattttgttgtcatttctgctgTTCGGGTTATTTCAGGATTATAGTTCGGATATTGTCTtttgactcaaacccttctatcctttaattttgcctagtttgtttaatCATAGTATcatgtttagtgttgtctaggtttgttctaggtttgtagcCCTAGTTtagtttgtttattttgttgtccaaacccattcaccatctgtctaatgcaactttctattttctgtgatttctagtcattttcgtttagtttccttttcttttatagttcttttcctgttgacttTAGTAACATGACATGTATGCGTAATTCTCGGCCTGGTCTTAAAAATtcagtttagtcatgaagcaatgaatgAAACAATTTtaaagatgatagggacatttgagggaaataagaaaggcattttgagatcacttcaagcccgaattgtgtgaaactggggtagatggaatatgaagaaaccctattgaaatgcatcatgccgcatcgatttgaagctaaaggcaagtttgcccaaattgacagGGGTCGTTCGTGATAACGAGAGtgagagtattgtccaatggtgctttgtatttaacagatatagaaggcgaatgtgtggatatggttatcaagtctgaTACAATCAAAAGGTGTTACAAATGTTTTCCTTAGttagtttaattgtgttgtttgtacttggcatgttttgaagattggaatgacgaaggcattttattctgctatctaaacatttACCCTTCGTTgcccctttgagcctcatttattttctttcatactcctcttttggaatcagtagcaaagtttAGAAACGCAAgcgcaaaagataagtaaagaaaaaaaaagagaaagaaaagagaaaaagagaaagaaagaatgaaaagagaaataaaagaatgaaaaagaagaagaagaagaagaaaacaacaaaaagagaaaaagaaagcaaaaaagagaaagaaaagaaagagaaaagagaaaatcacaacaacaaagtaatccATATGTCATGAACTACAGTCGACCTTATTCTTTTTAAGGATACgcaggcagcctcacggttcggtctcatcaaaataaaaatccaaaagtctccagccaagaaactggggtagaagttgtggttgttgtaagaaatctagttccgaaagttgtaattttaaacccatttttgataggttttgagcctttgataccatttctttctaaccccatctaAAAGCTCACATTACGATCcgaagaaagaccttccgatcagtcttcgagagatgccaagttgagcaaatagaggtgattcatatcaggggcaacactgtggtccaagcaggaaaaataatgaaaatgagagagtcttatcggtgaaaatcctcacaggcaccgtaaggcgacgggagttgagagaaataaaaatgagagagtcttattggtgaaaaccttcacgggcaccttgaggcgacggtaagttgagagaaagaacaaatgagagagacttgatggtgaaaacccttcaggcactacaagtcgaataaggactgtgaatcagattggataatcggagcattaaagcccagtttcacggtttaggggtataacaggagttgaacatcagacttgcttaaCAGAATAGgctacaggtgcatgtcatggtcattagagttggtaacCTCATCTAATAGGTTTCTACTtggtagttttcttgttaggaatcatctctttcctttgtcctttaatctgttccttttgtcttgtttactccctcttcctgagtctgttggtcaaaataagtgagaaatgactttaaAATTTGCCACCAGTTTTCCAATtacacaaaacgggatctggccagcacatcaaagtggcataagttaggaaagaacaacaagcacactgagttggtaacaatcaacatgctttggagtctatgagaaatacaaaggtttggtatatttcaattcctgaacagtgcaacagatagaggatgttgggtgaacaggtcaaaggtattctctatgatgagatcaacaaagaaagtgtTTAACTAGTGACAAGCAAGGTATTCCACGCATAAATCAGAGTTATCGTGACAAGTGAGGGAACAATCGACTTCAAGGCCAAGGCTAGTGAtttaagtcaggaaggaacaacatGTGCACTAAGTGGATGACAATtaacgtgctttggaattcatgtcaacacaagagcacgatacaacagatggagggtgttaggtggacggatcaaaggtatttttggtgaaacacaaaggttggtaaatgtcagttcatgagcaacgCACCAGATaaagggaattgggtctgaacggagaaggggtattttctatgataaagatgacagagaaagtggttagtacataagcaagcaaggtcctcgagtgAAAATCAGTTATCATggaaagtgaaggagcaatcgccctcaaagtcaatgccacaaaccaaccaccacattaaCACGGACTGAGTTTCCTTGATTCGAGAAATGCAGGTGGGAAGTTGCAATTTGAGAGGATTGAGGGAATCAAATCCAGATTACAAGTTCTGGAGGAGCATACCGGAAGAAGAAAAGGCAAAAACATCTAGTGAATCAAAAGAATCAGGGCCAAGATTAGCCCACTTGAGCTTCTATGCCCATCCCACCAACACCCCAACAAGAACAACAATCCATATGAACCCCACAAACATCACTAGCTCTAACAATACCTCCCCAAAACTAAATCTTTCTAAAATCTCAAGCACAACCGCTACCAAAACCATAAtaacaagcaaaaaaaaaagaaaaagatacaaTCCCCCGTACCACCTTTGAGCACTGCgtcaaaaaaagagaggaaaaaatagAGATGGAAGGGgtagaaggaaaagaaaactgGAGATTGGAAGACGCTTGAATGCTTCTGGGCGTTAACccccctttattttattttttcttttctttttatttttttggtatttttaattagAATCATAAACTTTTACTCGCTTCTTAAAGTGTGTAGTCACGCATTTTATCCAACTCAGCAAAGCAAATGTCATATAAGCTTGGTCAATGGTCAGAAGTGTTTAAAATATTGCTTTTGAACGAGTAGAGGTGTTTAGATAAAACTTCATTAAGTTTGGGGACCAGATGACAAAGTGACACAAATATAAGTGTCATTTTAAGCTATTCACCCATAGGATAATAAAGAAGTTACCGACTAGGATTCTAAAAGTTATCCTTGTCAGGTGTTGAAACGTGGCTTTCAGTGATTGGTAGTAAGCCAATGATAATGTCAGAATCATCATCCAATCAACATCAACTTCTCCAATTCCTAAAACAAGATAAACTTGTTTATTGCTCTCCATTATTGTACTAGTGCTCCTCAATCCTCATCTTCATCCTTGTCTCTCTCTGTGATTCACCTTTTGATCATTGCCCTTGTGGTTTTGCAATCAAACAGCTTCTTCCCATGGCTACTAATCGTTGGCTCAGGCCCGAGGTATCTTTTATCCTTCACTTTTTTTTGTACTTGTTCTTCAAATTTTCCGAAATTTCTAAGCTTGATAGATGCAAAATGAATATGTGTAAGTACAGGTATATCCACTGTTTGCAGCCGTAGGTGTTGCCATCGGAATCTGTGGACTTCAGTTGGTTCGTAATATGCGTATCAATCCTGAAGTCAGGTTCGCCTTGTTTCTCTGTCTCTCTCCTCAAATACCCTTTTTTTTGTTATAACTCTATTTCTCAGTATGATTTACTAGTATATTTCTACATTGGTTTTGGTCAATTCCTCAGATGGAAATACGAACATATGCTTCTCTTTTGGTCAATTCCTTTCAAATAGGTTTTTTCCCCCTTACTTGTTACCCTTTGGATACCTTGGATTCTCTTCTTTCCCCTGCCTGCTAAAGGCTAAACTAAAGCTGACTTGGCTACATTCATGGTCAATATGGGCTTACTTAGTAGATCTTCTACTTTTCTTCAATCTAAATAAGAACAAGAATGTTGTGAATTGTCCAAATCTTTGTTATCCATCATCATTTCatcaactttttattttttgataactGTAATGTCTGGGCCAGTTTGCGTGCACCCTCGACATCTCATCCTGTTTTTGCTATTAAATTTATATGATCTGTTAAATTATACTAAGACTGTAGGAACAATTCCCCTTTTCCCATAATAAAAAGCTATGATAAAAAGAATAAGCTAACTAAAGACAGGAAAAGAGTAAATAACACTCccttcaaaatttcaaatcaaCTTTGATAAACAAGTCAAACTATCATAAATTCCATGCCTAGTAGTAGTGATAACAGACTTGTGCCAacaatgtattgaatatttgGAGCAACATTTATATATTTACTGCTTTTATTTTTACACTGGACAAgaacttaccatttttcttgttTAATAATAATGGGACAGGGTAAGCAAGGAGAAAAGAGCTGCCGGTGTTCTGGACAACTTTGAAGAGGGACAAAAATATGCTGAGCATGCTGTTAGAAAGTTTGCTCGTAGTAGACCACCAGAAATTTTCCCTTCCCTCAATAGGTTCTTCAGTGATCCACAAAAGAATTAATCTCCTGTAACTCGGTTCAAATAAAGTTATCAGACTTCACCCTTATCATCTTGAATCAAGATATGTAATGTGATCTGATCGACTCTAATCTGTTGTGCTGGATGTGTTGCAGTATGGTGTGTCTGTATTTGTGTCTGTAAAATATGGTAGTGACTACTCTGGGACAGTTTGTATTGAGACGTATTCGAATGGGTTTTCTGAATAAGTGCTACTCTTAACAAACATTAAAATGCAGTTTGTCCTACACGCATCATGTTGATTAGATGTATAAAAACATGTTACAATAATTTTACATCCATTTTAcatccccccaccccaccccccaccccccaaaaaaaaaaataatccaaaggcTCAACATCCATTTCATATTTTATTCGTTTATGCAGACTCTTTGCTGTTTCCTCCTCCTGCATTACTGACAAAAAGAAGTGAGGGAAGCTGCTCAAAGTGTTGTTCTCCAGAATGATTAGCCATTTAGCAGAACATGTTTTAACTTATCATTTAGAATTTGACTCTTTGGTTACTACTTCATAAGAGGTAAaattgtattggtcaaaatctgaccgacACAACCGAACTGACCAACGCCTTGCCTAAGTGACCGAACAGTGAAAGTGAAAGATAACATAGCCCACTCTACATCCCTTTCCCGACATCCGTCGAGTCGAAAAGAGCAGTGCCTAAGAGGACGATCATGACACCTTGGAGGCGAGAAAGCGTCAGACCAAGTAAAGGGCAAGGGTGCCTTGACTATATATAGTAAGTGAAAACCTTCGATTGAGGAGGGTCCTCCCCCTTTCTCTCTCCCAAGCTCTCTTCTTGTAATCTTGATATGAAAGAAGCAATCCACAGAAGAACATGTAAAGATGTCCCCCCATTGACCGATGAGAGTCACAATGTTGAATTTCAATAAGATTGTTTGCATCTTTTTCGCCCTATATATAGTCCACACAATCAGCTCTTTAATCTGGAATTTATTAtgtctgactaagatttaccccttcatcatctttgattgatttgttaaAAAAGGTTttgatatcttttgagtcaaacaatttggcgccgtctgtggggatttcttagtgaaatttTCTAGTCTCTCccagatcaaagacaagaaacGTGATTACCCATCGAAAAGAGCGCTAAGACAAAACCCAACCCACGCGGGATAAAGGCGCATCACAGAAGGGGAAGGAGAGTCGAGTAGAGTCACCGAATTTGGAAATCCTCGCCCCATCAACCATCAAAATgccaaacaaaacaaacaacattACAAACCTGCTCTCCTTCACCGAACCACCGGAGTGGGGTAAGGAAAGTATCATTTTAGCTCACCTTCTGTTCTTTACTCAAGCAGGAACACAAATACCGCGCGGGCGAGTGAACAAAGAAACATCTCAATTAAAGAACGAGAAACTACCATAAAACAACCGAAATAC belongs to Nicotiana tabacum cultivar K326 chromosome 6, ASM71507v2, whole genome shotgun sequence and includes:
- the LOC107786096 gene encoding uncharacterized protein LOC107786096 — its product is MATNRWLRPEVYPLFAAVGVAIGICGLQLVRNMRINPEVRVSKEKRAAGVLDNFEEGQKYAEHAVRKFARSRPPEIFPSLNRFFSDPQKN